One window of Quercus robur chromosome 5, dhQueRobu3.1, whole genome shotgun sequence genomic DNA carries:
- the LOC126728220 gene encoding uncharacterized protein LOC126728220 has protein sequence MHQEDAMHALLHCLDLKPLWCTQPEWNHGMLHACTSFIDVFDFIFTGNKEPELSAAVIWTLWNRRNNLRLGKPALTLDKVMEFAQERLTRSETTNERSSHPHGRATMHWTTPDANGLKINFDGAIFANRDCARIGTVIRNDARLIMASLTQQIPLPTSVIEVEVLAARRALEFALELGFDDITLEGDSELLIRNLKNGGSKLTHYKNIVADIFFLLSHFPKANISFVRRQCNQLAHSLARRAIIPPSMFVWMEEVPLDLESVFLADLESLP, from the coding sequence ATGCACCAAGAAGATGCTATGCATGCGTTGCTGCACTGTCTAGACCTAAAGCCTCTGTGGTGCACACAGCCAGAGTGGAACCATGGCATGCTCCATGCGTGCACCTCCTTTATTGACgtgtttgatttcatttttacaGGAAACAAAGAACCGGAGCTGTCTGCAGCAGTAATTTGGACACTCTGGAATAGGCGCAACAACCTACGCCTCGGCAAACCGGCCTTAACACTTGACAAAGTGATGGAGTTTGCCCAGGAACGACTGACGAGGTCTGAAACAACCAACGAGCGATCTTCACACCCTCATGGACGCGCAACAATGCATTGGACAACACCTGATGCTAACGGGCTCAAGATAAACTTTGACGGCGCGATATTTGCAAACAGAGATTGTGCTAGAATCGGCACAGTAATCCGAAATGATGCTAGGCTGATCATGGCGTCTTTGACTCAACAAATACCTCTACCAACATCTGTCATTGAGGTGGAAGTGTTGGCGGCTAGAAGAGCTTTAGAATTTGCGTTGGAACTGGGCTTTGACGATATAACTCTTGAAGGTGACTCTGAGCTCCTTATAAGGAACCTGAAGAATGGAGGTAGCAAGCTGACCCACTACAAAAACATTGTAGCTGATATTTTCTTCCTATTGTCTCATTTCCCTAAAGCAAATATATCTTTTGTCCGGAGACAGTGTAATCAGTTAGCACATTCATTAGCAAGGAGAGCAATTATACCTCCTAGTATGTTCGTCTGGATGGAAGAAGTACCACTAGACCTTGAATCTGTATTTTTGGCTGATCTTGAGAGCCTACCTTAA
- the LOC126726043 gene encoding glutaredoxin-C9-like: MHQAIPYSYKTYFPTTIGLSRDTSTTTTTTTSVADATNVGKLVSENAVIVFGRRGCCMCHVVKRLLQGLGVNPTVSEVDDQDEAAVINQVLKINGVDQESGGQDGSSVQFPVVFVGGKLFGGLERVMATHISGELVPILKEAGALWL; encoded by the coding sequence ATGCACCAAGCAATTCCCTATAGTTACAAAACATACTTTCCGACCACCATCGGACTGTCACGTGAcacatccaccaccaccaccaccacaaccagtGTTGCCGATGCAACAAATGTGGGGAAACTGGTATCAGAGAATGCTGTGATAGTGTTTGGGAGACGTGGGTGTTGCATGTGCCATGTTGTGAAGAGGTTATTACAAGGCCTTGGTGTGAACCCCACGGTTTCCGAGGTTGATGATCAGGACGAGGCTGCTGTGATTAaccaagttttaaaaattaatggtGTTGATCAGGAATCAGGTGGGCAAGATGGGTCGTCAGTACAATTCCCAGTGGTTTTTGTTGGCGGCAAGTTGTTTGGTGGGTTAGAAAGAGTCATGGCTACTCATATTTCTGGTGAATTGGTGCCTATCTTGAAGGAAGCTGGGGCTTTGTGGCTTTGA